One Geitlerinema sp. PCC 9228 genomic window, CAATCAACTGAGAAAGTGCTATGTCTACAGTTTTAATTGTGGAAGATGATTTGGTAAATGCCCGCGTTTTTTCTAAAATTCTTACCAAGCGCGGCAAAATGCAAGTCAAACACACCGAAGATGTAAATGAAGTAATCTCGAGCGCTCAATCTGGGGAAGTGGATTTGATTTTAATGGATGTTTCCCTTTCTCGCAGTATGTACGAAGGCAAGGCGGTGGATGGGATTAAAATTACCCAAATGTTGAAATCCGACCCCAAGACTGCGAATTTACCAGTGATTTTGGTGACGGCTCATGCCATGGCGGGCGATCGCGAAACCTTTCTCGAACAAAGCGGTGCCGATAGCTATATCTCCAAGCCGGTGGTCGATCACCAAGAGTTTGTCGAACACATTCAATCGTTGCTCGATCGCAAGTGAAAGTTTTATAGCATTTTTCCCTCCCTGCGATGAGCTTTTCTTTTTTTATCTAGTTTTATTTTTCCTCCAACTACCAACAAACAATGACGCTCTATCCCAAAAAGTTTTTTGCCCCAAAAATATAGTGAGGTTCGTGGCCATGATGGTCTTTCGGAAAAATCCATCAAATTTCTACATTCTTTTTAAATTCTCTAGTTTGGTAGTTTTTATAGTTGCTCGACGCCAACAGTGGGCAAGTACCAAAAACGAGCCATCTATCAAATCAATTTCGCATTTGTTTATATTTTTTAGACATTATCTTTTTTTAAGATAATTTCTACCAAATTCTCCAAAACTTGCCGCAATCTAATTTGCAACATTTTATAAAAAATAGCTAATAAATACGCTCTCCTCTCCAATCAAACAAGTACTCTTGTTACAATAGATGTATCGTTATTTCCCACGATCGATCTGAAAGGGAAAATCAAGACTTGTTTGGCAGCGGCAACATAGGGCGATCGCGAAATCATTATGCAGGACGGAGTACATCCAAAATGGAGTTCAATCGCGAAAACGAGCGGGGCTGGAACTGGGCGAACTTTGGTTCCTTACCCCCCATCCGAATCACTGAAATTTCATTGGAAAGACATTTGAGTTTTACTGAGTCCCCTTTAGAGACTTCTTCCGCAAAATTGATTTGCCGGTTTGCTCCCAACGGTACAATTACCTTCGTTAACGAAACCTTTAGCCGCCATTTGGGGCAGCCAGCAGCACAGACCATTGGCAGCAATATTTTCCACTGGCTGAGCAACACAGAATGGGATACTTTTCAAGCCTACTTACGCTCCTTTTGTCCGGAAAACCCCATCGGCGTTCACCAACAAAAAATACTGACGGCTGACGGTCGCTTATGTATCCAACACTGGCAAACCTGTGCTTTTTTTGACGTGCAAGGGCAGGTTTTAGAGTTTCAAGCCGTGGGCGTCGATTTAAACAACACCGAACACCTGGCTGCTCAATTGCGCCAAAGTCAAGAACAAATTGCCAGCATTGCTGCCAACATTCCCGGTTGCGTGTATCGGATTCACTGTCTGGAAGAAAGACCAACCAGGCAACCCCATCTGTACGTGTCCTTTATCAGTGCCGGAGTGCAAGATTTGTTGGGGGTAGAGCCCTCGCAAGTACTTGCCGATCCCAGGTATCTGTTGCAACATATCCATCCAGAAGACCAACCGCAGTTGGTACAAGTGATGGAAAAAGCGCGATCGCAGCAGATATCCACTTATTTAGAATATCGGATTTTCCCCAGTGGCGGCGAACTCAAATGGGTGCGCGATAGCATTCATTCTTCCCGTACCGATAGTGGTCAGATGGTTATTGATGGAGTTTTGCTGGATATTACCGATCGCAAACAAGCGGAACAAGAAGTACGCGATCGCGAAGAACAATTCCGCCTGCTCGCCAGCCAGTCTCCCATGGGGATTTTCCAAACCAACGACCGCAAAGAAGTGATTTTTGTCAGCCAGCGTTGGTGCGAACTGACGGGACTGACCCCAGAACAAGCTTACCGGCAGGAGTGGCCTTGCGCTCTCCATCCCGAAGATAAAGACACATTTTTAGCAGCTTGGGCAACCGCCGAAACCCAACCCTTGAGCAAAATGGAATTTCGATTTCAAAGACCAGATGGCAGCATCGCTTGGGTTTTGGGGAAAGCACGTCCGTGGTACAGCGAAAAAGGGGAATTTCGCGGTTTGATTGGCACTTTGCTAGATATCACCGAACGCAAACAAGCCGAGGCTTCCCTACGAAAATCGCAACAGTTCTTGCAGCTGGTTTTAGAAAATATTCCCGATTTTGTCTTTTGGAAGGATTTTCACTCCGTGTATCTGGGATGCAACCGCAATTTTGCCCGTTTGGTAGGGGTGGAAACCCCAGAAGCCATCGTTGGCAAAACCGATTTGGAACTATCCTGGAATCGGGAGGAAGCGGAAACCTTTCGCTCTTGGGACCGCTACGTCATGGACAACAACTGTCCCCAGTACCACATTGAAGAACAAGGGCGGCGTTCCGACAATACCCAGGGATGGTTCGATACCAGCAAAATTCCCCTACACGACGAGGCAGGCAATGTCATTGGCATTTTAGGCACTTTTGCCGATATTACTGAACGCAAGCATACGGAAGCCACGTTGCGCCAAAGCGAACACAAATACCGTTCCCTGGCTAAAATGTTTCCCAACGGCGTAGTGTCGGTTTTGGATAGCCAAATGTGCTATACCTTGAACGAAGGCCAAGCAGCGGAAGAGTTGGGATTTGCCGGAGATGTCATTGTGGGAAAAAGACCAGAGGAATTTTTACCTCCCCAGACTTGCCAGGTTTTGCTACCCGCTTTCCAACAAGCATTGGCCGGTGGTTCGCAAACAATCGAACTAGAATATGAAGGGCGGTATTTTCTGATTCACATTTCGCCGTTTGTACAAAATGATAATCAAACCCATGAAATTATCGCTGTTGCTCAAGATATTTGCGATCGCGTGCGGGCGGAACAGGCTTTGCGAGAAAGCCAGCAAAAATACCAAACCCTATTTGAAATTTTACCCGTAGGTGTTTCTATTCTCGATAATACCGGAAAGCTTATAGAAGCTAATACTGCTTCCGAAAAAATTTTCGGCGTATCTCGCTCGGAACACAATGATAGTAACTATCAAGAGACGACATGGAAAGCCATGTATGTTGATGGCACGCCTTTGGACAAAAACTCGTCTCCTTGGGCGATCGCATTGCGGGAAAACCGTACGGTTTCTCAAAGCTGTTTGGGACTACGCCACGCCAACGGCGAAACTCGCTGGTTGCAAGTCAAAGCTGCTCCCCTGCCGCTACCCGGTTATGGCGTAGCAGTTGCTTATATGGACATCAGCCAACAGCGACAAGTGGAAAAACGCTTGCGACAAATCAATCACTGTTTCCTGGAATTTGATAGCAACCACCTCGATAATATCAACACGCTGGTGAGAGTAGTTGGGGAACTGCTCCAGGCGCATTTGGTTTTGTACAATCACCTAGAAAACGATCGAATCATTAATTTTGGACAGTGGACCAGCGACGGCAGCGAACCAGTTTTTCCTTGTTCTGATTGTCCCATAGGCAGGCAATTGCTAGAACAGAACCAAAGCCAACAAACTTTCATCGGTCATGGGGAAGACCTAAACGCAATGGAATGTCAGTCCCAGCTTTCCCAGCGTTTCCAAACCTACATGGGGTGTGCGGTTCGCTACCAAGGAAAAAATGTAGGTTGTTTGTGTTTGTTCTATCAAAACCATCGCGACTTCTCCAACGAAGATTTGGATTTGCTCAGCATCGTTGCTTCGGCATTGGGGGTAGAAGAAGACCGCTACCAGGTCCATCAAACCTTACAACTACAAGCGGAACGGGAACGTTTGAGCAAAGCGATCGCGCAAAAAATCTATCGCTCTCTCTACCTAGAAGATATTTTAGATACTACCGTTACTGACGTGCGTTCTATTTTGCAAAGCGATCGCGTTTTGGTGTACTGCTTGCATGAAAATCGTTCCGGAACCATCGTCGCCGAAGCCACCCATCCCGAGATTGCTTCGCTTTTGCACAGAAGTTTTTCGCCAGCTTGTTTTCCCGAAAGTTGCTACCAAAAATACCAACGAGGGGAAATCGGTACCATTGATGACATCACCCAAGGTCCGTTTTCCCCTTGTTTTGTGGAGTTTATGGAAAGTATTGGCGCGCAGTCGGCACTCGTTATCCCCATTCAACGCTGGCAACCGCATGTCACCACCAACGCCACCGACCCCCAAGAGACTACCTTATGGGGATTGCTGATTGTCCATCAATGCCGTTTTGTCCGCCACTGGCAAGCATGGGAAAAAGAATGGTTGCGTCAAATTGCTACCCAAGCCGGGATTGCCATCCAACAATCGCAACTGTACCAGCAACTGCAAGCCACCAATACCGAACTGCAACATTTGGCTGCCATAGATTCGTTGACCAAGATTGCCAATCGCCGCCGGTTTGATGAATATTTGCACCACGAATGCTGGCGCTGCCAACAACAAGAGTTGCCTCTATCGTTAATTTTGTGCGATATTGACTTTTTTAAATCCTACAACGATACCTACGGTCACCCCCAGGGGGATAGCTGCCTGCAAGAGGTAGCGGCCATCATCCAGAAAGTTCTCAAACGGTCTACCGATATTGTGGCGCGCTATGGCGGCGAAGAATTTGCCATTATTTTACCGGAGACTGACAATCAAGGGGCGGTTCGAGTGGCTGAAACCATTCGCCAGCAGATTTACCAACGTCACATCGAACACCGAAGTTCTGCTATTGCTGCTCATATCACCCTCAGCTTTGGCATCGCCACCACCGGTCCGCTGGTGTATGTTGATGGTACGGAATTGGTGAACCGTTCCGACCGCGCCTTGTACGAAGCTAAGAATTTAGGTCGCGATCGCATCTGTATTTATAAATATAAACAGGTGCGTCATGGAATTTGACCCCCATACAAAATACGATTCGATACAATAGACAATGCTACCCATACAGTTCGTTTTTTAGAAAGTTTTTCGATTTTTTTATGCCTACCGCACCGGTTCCATCCGACCAATCGCAAGGGGTTGATGCTCCCAAACATGGATTGCCCGTTACCATTATTACCGGGTTCCTGGGCAGTGGCAAAACCACTTTGCTCAATCACATTTTGACCAACCAGCAGGGATTGAAAACTGCTGTATTGGTCAACGAATTTGGCGAAATCGGGATTGACAACGATTTGATTGTCAGTACCGAAGACAATATGGTGGCCTTGAGCAATGGCTGCATTTGCTGCACCATCAACAATGATTTGATGGATGCGGTCTACCAAGTTTTGGAACGTCCGGAAAATGTGGATTACCTGGTGGTGGAAACCACGGGATTGGCTGACCCGTTGCCAGTAGCTATGACCTTTTTGGGGACGGAACTGCGGGATATGACCCGCTTGGATTCGATTATTACCCTGGTGGATTGCGAAAACTACAGTGTGGATTTGTTTAACAGTCAAACGGCTTACAGCCAAATTGCCTACGGGGATATTATTCTGCTGAACAAGACCGATTTGGTGGACGAAGCTGATGTGGATTTGCTGGAGAGCAAAATTCGCGATATTAAATCCGATGCTCGGATTCTGCGTACGGTGCGATCGCAAGTTCCCTTGCCTTTGATTCTCAGCGTGGGTTTGTTTGAATCCGATCGCTATTTTAAAGATAGCGACCACGACCACCACCACGACCACCACCACGACCACCACCACGACCACCACCACGACCACCACCACGACCACCACCACCACGACCACCACGACCATCAAAATCATTTAGAGGTGGATGGGTTCAGTTCTCTTTCTTTTGAAAGTAAACAACCGTTCGATCTGCGGAAATTTCAATATTTTCTGGACAACCAACTGCCATCTACAATTTTCCGCGCCAAAGGGATTCTCTGGTTCAAAGAAAGCTCTCAACGCCATATTTTCCATTTGAGTGGCAAACGCTTTGCTATTGACGATGACGAGTGGAAAACCGAACCGAAAAACCAACTGGTTCTTATTGGTCAAAATTTAGATAGCGAAAAACTGCGATCGCAGCTCAACGAGTGTCTAACCCAGTAAGCTAGCCAAACATGCGCGTACTTTTGCAACGGGTCACAGCTTCGGAGGTAACGGTCAACGGCAAGGTCATTGGCAAAATTGGCCGGGGTCTTAACTTGCTGGTGGGGATTTCCCAAAACGATACCGAAGAACAAATCGATTGGATGGCACGTAAATGCTTGCAACTGCGCGTGTTTCCCGACGAAGCCGGCAAATTATGGCAGTATTCGGTGCAAGACATCGGCGGCGATATTTTGGCGGTCAGTCAGTTCACCCTGTACGGAGACTGTCGCAAAGGTCGCCGACCTTCCTTTGATGCCTCAGCCGCACCCGATCGGGCTTTAGCACATTACTACGAATTTGTCAAGAAACTGCGTGCCAGCGGTTTGCGGGTAGAAACTGGGGAATTTGGTGCCACCATGGAAGTCGCGATCGCCAATGACGGACCCGTCACCTTGCTTTTAGAACGCTAGAGAAGCCCTTTTCGGGAGAAAGTTGCTGTTGGTGGAAAAATTACGTTAAATTTAATTAAGAATCTGATAAAAAATTGGCGCTAGCAACGCCGATGGACCCAAAAAAACCGGTAAAAATCACCAAGCTAGGGATTTTCCAGTTGTTCGCCGAACAACCACCAAACCGGGTTTTCCCAGCCTCCCACCTACTGAAATCATTGTATGGATAGAGAGGTTTTGCTCTTTCAGCTAGAGGATATAGTATGAAATTTTCTTGGAGAGTTATTCTACTTTGGACGTTGCCCCTGCTAGTCGTGGGATTCTTCCTGTGGCAAGGCGCTTTCCCCGGCGCAGTCGGCGACTCCGGCAGAAACACCGCTAGCAGCCAACTGAGCTACGGTCGTTTCCTTGACTACCTCGATGCCGGTCGGGTAACCAACGTAGAAATTTATGATGGCGGTCGTACAGCCGTCGTTGAAGCAATGGACCCCGATCTAGACAATCGCATGCAGCGGTTGCGGGTAGATCTTCCCGGCAACACCCCAGAACTGGTTTCCAAACTGCGGGAAGAACAGGTCAGCTTTGACGTACATCCTCCCAGCAACGACGGTGCCATTTGGGGCATTTTGGGGAACTTAATTTTCCCCATCTTGTTAATTGCGGGATTGTTCTTCCTATTTCGCCGATCCAACAACGTCGGTGGCGGTCCCGGACAAGCCATGAACTTCGGCAAATCCAAAGCTCGTTTTCAAATGGAAGCCAAAACTGGCGTTGTTTTTGAAGACGTAGCCGGCGTTGACGAAGCCAAGGAAGAACTGCAAGAAGTGGTCAGCTTCTTGAAAAAACCAGAACGGTTCACCGCTGTCGGTGCCAAAATTCCCAAAGGTGTTTTGCTCATCGGTCCGCCGGGAACCGGGAAAACCATGCTTGCTAAGGCCATTGCCGGGGAAGCTGGCGTGCCTTTCTTTAGCATCTCCGGTTCCGAATTCGTAGAAATGTTCGTTGGGGTCGGTGCTTCCCGGGTACGCGACCTGTTCAAGAAAGCCAAAGAAAACGCCCCTTGTATCATCTTCATCGACGAAATTGACGCAGTGGGTCGCCAACGGGGGGCTGGCATTGGCGGTGGCAACGACGAACGGGAACAAACCCTCAACCAGTTGCTCACGGAAATGGATGGTTTTGAGGGCAACGCCGGCATTATCATCATCGCTGCCACCAACCGTCCCGACGTTCTTGACCCGGCGATTCTGCGTCCCGGACGTTTCGACCGACAAATCAGCGTGGATGCCCCAGACCTCAAAGGTCGCCTTTCCATTCTCAGCGTACACGCGCGCAACAAGAAACTGGCACCAGAGGTGGACTTGGAAGGCATTGCCCGACGGACCCCTGGGTTCACGGGTGCCGATTTGGCCAACCTATTGAACGAGGCAGCTATTCTCACGGCCCGTCGCCGCAAAGATGCCATGACCATGGCGGAAATCAACGATGCCATCGACCGGGTGGTTGCCGGTATGGAAGGGACACCGCTGGTGGATGGCAAGACCAAACGCCTCATTGCCTACCACGAAGTCGGTCACGCTTTGATTGGTACCCTGCGTCCCCACCACGACCCAGTGCAGAAGGTGACCTTGGTGCCCCGGGGGCAAGCACGTGGCTTGACTTGGTTTATGCCAGGGGAAGAACAAACCCTGGTTTCCCGCGCCCAATTGATGGACCGGATTATGGGTGCTTTGGGCGGTCGCGCTGCCGAAGAGGTGGTGTTCGGACACGCAGAAGTAACCACTGGTGCCGGTGGCGACTTGCAGCAGCTGACGGCGATGGCACGGCAAATGGTGACCCGCTTTGGCATGTCGGATTTGGGTCCGCTGTCGCTGGAGTCGCAATCGGATGAGGTGTTCTTAGGACGCGATTTGATGTCCCGTTCTAAGTATTCTGAGGAAATTGCTTCTCGCGTGGATGCGCAGGTACGCGCAATTGTGGAACACTGCCACGAAGAAGCCCGTCGCTTGATTCGGGAAAATCGGGCCGCTGTCGATCGCTTGGTGGACCTGTTGATTGAGAAGGAAACCATCGATGGCGAAGAGTTCCGTCAAATTGTGGCTGAGTACACGGAAGTACCGGAGAAGGAACAGTATACGGTGAGCTTGCAGTCGTAATTCTTGAGTAACTCGCTGTTGTTTGAAGCTTGGGGCGATCGCGATCGCCCTTTTTTTATATCTGCTTTCTGTTTCCCTTCTGTGGCGGAATTGGGATGTTTTTTGTTCTGGGGAACCGTGCAAACCAAAGCGATCGCTACTAAGATTGTCAGTGATATGGTTTGCAGAGAAACAGGTATTCCATCGTGAATTTCTTCGTTCTAGCTCTGGGCATTGTGCTCGTGGTGCTAGCCATTGGTATTGCCATTTATCTAGCCAGCGCCCGTCCCTTTAAATCTCCCGAGTCCGTTGCCAACTCCTACGACCAATGGACGCAAGATGGCATTTTGGAATTTTATTGGGGCGAACATATCCATTTAGGATACTACGGTTCGCCCCCCCAGAAAAAAGATTTTCTAGAAGCCAAAGCCGATTTTGTTCGAGAAATGGCTCATTGGGGAGGATTGGACCAACTTCCCCCAGGAACCACAGTTTTAGATGTGGGATGTGGCATTGGGGGGAGCAGCCGCCTTTTGGCCCGGGAATATGGTTTTTCCGTCACAGGTGTAACCATTAGTCCCCAGCAAGTGAGGCGCGCTCAAGAACTTACCCCCGAAGACCTGGCGGCCAAATTCTTGGTCAACGATGCCATGTCTCTATCTTTTCCCGATGCTAGTTTTGACGTGGTCTGGTCCATCGAAACCGGACCTCATATTCCCGACAAAAAAGCTTTTGCAAACGAATTACTGCGGGTGTTAAAACCAGGCGGTATTCTCGTAGTGGCTGACTGGAATCAAAGGGACGACCGAGAAAAACCCCTCAATTTTTGGGAAAAACCGGTTATGCGGCAACTGCTCGACCAATGGTCCCATCCCGCCTTTTCCAGTATTGAAAGTTTTTCCGAACTGTTGGTATCTACAGGATTGGTAGAAGGTCAAGTAAGAACGGATGATTGGACCGAACCAACCCTTCCTTCCTGGATCGACTCCATTTGGCAAGGGGTGGTTCGTCCTCAAGGATGGATGCGTTACGGTCTCACTGGCTTTATGAAATCCGTACGGGAAGTACCGACTATGCTGTTAATGCGGCTGGCCTTTGGTGCTGGTCTTTGCCGCTTTGGCATGTTTCGCGCGGTGCGAGCCACCTCACCAAGCGAACTGCAAACAACGGCATCCGGTCAAACAGTGGAAAGCCAATAGACCAAGGTGGTGCCATTTTCACCAATTGCTGCCAGATATGAATTGCAAAGCCCCCCTGTTGGGGGGTTCTACTATTTCTCCAATATTTTTTCCAGCGAGCATCGGGACCCTTTTGCATAGGGGATTGGCGAAATCAATCTATCAGAGAAATTAGAAAATTCCAGGCAATCATTCATTATTTTTTAGAAATTCTATAAAAAATCTGCGATCGCACCATCGTTGCCCTTCTCCCTCCTTCTGACTCAGACAATTTTTGCCATCGCCCAAGCCATCAAAATTTCTCCCACAACCACCCAATCCCCCTTCCAAAAAGCCCGCAGCTTGTGATAAATTAGAAAGGTTGTCAAATCCGCACATCCAGGATTTCGGGTGTTTTCCCTATCGGCAAATGTTGTGGAAATCTCCCTGGGTGGAGGATGAACCCGAAAGGAGCAAAACTTATGGCAGTTGTATCTCTTCCCGAACTTCTCGAAGCTGGGGTTCACTTTGGGCACCAAGCGCGCCGGTGGAACCCCAAAATGAAACCCTATATTTTCACCGTCCGCAACGGCATTCACATCATTGACCTGGTGCAAACCGCGGCCTTGATGGAAGAAGCCTACGAATACGTACGTAACTCCGCTGAAAAAGGCAAAAAATTCCTCTTCGTTGGTACCAAACGCCAAGCCGCCGGCATCATCCAACAAGAATCCCAACGTTGCGGCGGCTACTACGTCAACCAACGCTGGTTGGGAGGCATGCTCACCAACTGGGCCACCATTAAAACCCGGGTAGAGCGTTTAAAAGAACTGGAACGCCTCGAAGAAACCGGTGCCTTATCCCTACGACCCAAAAAAGAAGCAGCCACCCTGCGGCGGGAATTAGAAAAACTGCAAAAATACTTGGGCGGTATCCGCAGCATGCGCAAAGTTCCCGACATTGCCATCATCGTAGACGTTCGTCGGGAGTACAACGCCGTCTCCGAGTGCCAAAAACTCGGTATCCCCATTCTATCCTTGCTAGACACCAACTGCGACCCATCAGCCGTGGATATTCCCATTCCCGGCAACGACGATGCCATTCGTTCCATCAAACTCATCCTCGGCAAACTCGCCGATGCCATTTACGAAGGTCGTCACGGTCAGCCTAGCGAGTCGGAAGAATTTAACGAGGATGTCCTCGATGAATACGACGAATACGAGGAAGAATACGACGACGAAGAAGAAGAAGAGTTCGCCGAAGCCGGTGTTGCTGCCACCGGGTCCGACTCTGACGAAGACCAAGACCAAGAAAGTTAGCACCCCCCGGCTGAAGCACGGGAGCTTCATGCCTCCAGCTTCAGGTAGCTGAGCAACCTAAGTCTTCACTAATTGACTACGTTTTCAGGTCATGGCACCTACAAATGCTTTTGGTGTTTGTCGCTCTGCCGTTAACGGTTAAACTGCCCTATCAGGGGGAAAGCAGTACCGTTCCCCCCACAAACCCTAAAAACATTGGCAAGAAAAACATAACGCCGTACAGAGTAACCGAAAGAGCGGAAACTGTACCTCTTTTCGCTATCGGTGGACGTGGGGAAAGCGACTAAAGTTGCCGTTCGTTTTTCCTCCCGGCGCTAAAGCGACAGGGCTTCCAAACGTATCAATGTACTGGCATTATGCCACCATAACTGTATGAGTAAAATTTGCAGCACAAGTCAATCGAGCGCCTAAAGACAAGAAACTGTCGGCAGCACTGGAGTATCTGTGTAGAGAATCCAATAAGCTCTACAACTGCACTCTCTATCTGGCTCGGCAGCTTGACTTCAAGGCGGGGAAATTCTTCAATGGTTCCTGGTTGTCCAGCCAAATGAAGCTCAATTCCCACATGAAGGCGCTCTATACCAGTGCGGCTCAACCAACTTGCATTTCGGTGGGCAAAGCGTTTAAGAGTTTCAAGGAGCTGCTGAAGCCGTGGCGTAAGGGTGAATTACCAGAAAAGCCAAAGCCACCCCAATATCGAACCTCTGATAGTCGGTTTCAAATCGGCTATCCCCAGCGTTGGCTGAAGCTAGTAGATGGGGTAGTCAAGGTTCCCATGGGGAAAGCTTGCAAGACTTGGTTCAACCTGTCTGAAGTCTTCCTGCCATTCCCGACCCATCTTGACTGGAACCAGGTTCAAAAGTTGCAGATTGTCCCTAGGGCTGGGTACTTCGATGTAGTCTGGATCGGTAAAGGAAAGCCGGTTGAGCCGGTTGATTTCGCTCCAGACAAAGCCCTATCTATTGACCCAGGCTTAAACAACTGGTTGACCTGCACCACGACTGAGGGGACCAGCTTCCTTGTGGATGGCAAGCATCTGAAATCGCTGAATCAGTGGTACAACAAGCGAGTTGCCAACATCAAAGAAGGCAAAGATAAATACTTCTGGTGCAACCCGCTAGACCGAATCACGGGCAAGCGAAATCATCAGATGCGGGAGGCCGTCAACCAAGCCACTCGGATTGCGAACGAGCATTGCCTGGAACCTGGCATTGGCACCATTGTCTTGGGCTGGAATCAAAGCCAAAAGCAACGGTCTGAAATGGGTCGCAAAACCAACCAAAAGTTGGTCTTCGTCCCATCTTCAAGGCTGAAAAAGCGCATCCAACAGCTTGCGGAGCAATACGGTATTATTTTTATCGAACAGGAAGACAGTTATACGTCAAAGGTTGCAGCGCTAGACTTGGATGTGATTCCCGTATTCGGTAAAAAATCCGGGGGATGGAAACCATCTGGTAAGCGTGTGAAGCGTGGCTTGTCCCGTTCAGCCGATGGAACTGAAGTCAATGCTGATGCAAAGGCTCGGTGGAATATCGGCAGAAAAGCAAACGTAACCGGGATGCAAAGCACCCCGGCAACAGGCGTATTGACTTCACCTAAGCGTCTGAGGTGATGGGATCTACCGCATGTCCATCCGATTCGGAAGTGCTGAAACTCCCTCCAGGGAATTCCTGTCGTTTTAGCGCGGGGAGTAGTCACGGCTATTCCTTTCTCAACCATATCGATCCTGTTGATATCGACTCTTGAGTTCAATTTTCGTTAAACTTGAAGCGCTCAATTCTAACAACGATTCGTAGTAGTAGAGTAGGACCTGGGAAATCATGGCGGATATATCTGCAAAACTGGTTAAAGAACTGCGCGAAAGCACCGGCGCTGGCATGATGGATTGCAAAAAAGCGCTCCAAGAAAGCGATGGCGACATGGAAAAAGCCAAGGAGTGGCTACGCCAGAAAGGAATTACCTCGGCGGAGAAAAAAGCCGGTCGTCTCGCAGCAGAAGGCATGGTAGACAGCTACATCCACGCTGGTGGCAGATTGGGAGTTTTGGTAGAAGTCAACTGCGAAACCGACTTTGTGGCTCGCAATGACGATTTTAAAGAACTCGTCCACGATATTGCCATGCAAATTGCTGCTTGTCCTAACGTGGAATATGTCAGCAGAGATGAAATTCCCCAATCTGTCATTGATAAAGAAAAACAAGTGGAAATGGGTCGCGAAGACCTAGCCAACAAACCCGAAAACATTCGCGAAAAAATTGTCCAAGGCAGGATTGACAAGCGGTTAAAA contains:
- the ftsH2 gene encoding ATP-dependent zinc metalloprotease FtsH2, with amino-acid sequence MKFSWRVILLWTLPLLVVGFFLWQGAFPGAVGDSGRNTASSQLSYGRFLDYLDAGRVTNVEIYDGGRTAVVEAMDPDLDNRMQRLRVDLPGNTPELVSKLREEQVSFDVHPPSNDGAIWGILGNLIFPILLIAGLFFLFRRSNNVGGGPGQAMNFGKSKARFQMEAKTGVVFEDVAGVDEAKEELQEVVSFLKKPERFTAVGAKIPKGVLLIGPPGTGKTMLAKAIAGEAGVPFFSISGSEFVEMFVGVGASRVRDLFKKAKENAPCIIFIDEIDAVGRQRGAGIGGGNDEREQTLNQLLTEMDGFEGNAGIIIIAATNRPDVLDPAILRPGRFDRQISVDAPDLKGRLSILSVHARNKKLAPEVDLEGIARRTPGFTGADLANLLNEAAILTARRRKDAMTMAEINDAIDRVVAGMEGTPLVDGKTKRLIAYHEVGHALIGTLRPHHDPVQKVTLVPRGQARGLTWFMPGEEQTLVSRAQLMDRIMGALGGRAAEEVVFGHAEVTTGAGGDLQQLTAMARQMVTRFGMSDLGPLSLESQSDEVFLGRDLMSRSKYSEEIASRVDAQVRAIVEHCHEEARRLIRENRAAVDRLVDLLIEKETIDGEEFRQIVAEYTEVPEKEQYTVSLQS
- a CDS encoding methyltransferase domain-containing protein, which gives rise to MVNFFVLALGIVLVVLAIGIAIYLASARPFKSPESVANSYDQWTQDGILEFYWGEHIHLGYYGSPPQKKDFLEAKADFVREMAHWGGLDQLPPGTTVLDVGCGIGGSSRLLAREYGFSVTGVTISPQQVRRAQELTPEDLAAKFLVNDAMSLSFPDASFDVVWSIETGPHIPDKKAFANELLRVLKPGGILVVADWNQRDDREKPLNFWEKPVMRQLLDQWSHPAFSSIESFSELLVSTGLVEGQVRTDDWTEPTLPSWIDSIWQGVVRPQGWMRYGLTGFMKSVREVPTMLLMRLAFGAGLCRFGMFRAVRATSPSELQTTASGQTVESQ
- the rpsB gene encoding 30S ribosomal protein S2; its protein translation is MAVVSLPELLEAGVHFGHQARRWNPKMKPYIFTVRNGIHIIDLVQTAALMEEAYEYVRNSAEKGKKFLFVGTKRQAAGIIQQESQRCGGYYVNQRWLGGMLTNWATIKTRVERLKELERLEETGALSLRPKKEAATLRRELEKLQKYLGGIRSMRKVPDIAIIVDVRREYNAVSECQKLGIPILSLLDTNCDPSAVDIPIPGNDDAIRSIKLILGKLADAIYEGRHGQPSESEEFNEDVLDEYDEYEEEYDDEEEEEFAEAGVAATGSDSDEDQDQES
- a CDS encoding RNA-guided endonuclease TnpB family protein; translated protein: MSAALEYLCRESNKLYNCTLYLARQLDFKAGKFFNGSWLSSQMKLNSHMKALYTSAAQPTCISVGKAFKSFKELLKPWRKGELPEKPKPPQYRTSDSRFQIGYPQRWLKLVDGVVKVPMGKACKTWFNLSEVFLPFPTHLDWNQVQKLQIVPRAGYFDVVWIGKGKPVEPVDFAPDKALSIDPGLNNWLTCTTTEGTSFLVDGKHLKSLNQWYNKRVANIKEGKDKYFWCNPLDRITGKRNHQMREAVNQATRIANEHCLEPGIGTIVLGWNQSQKQRSEMGRKTNQKLVFVPSSRLKKRIQQLAEQYGIIFIEQEDSYTSKVAALDLDVIPVFGKKSGGWKPSGKRVKRGLSRSADGTEVNADAKARWNIGRKANVTGMQSTPATGVLTSPKRLR
- the tsf gene encoding translation elongation factor Ts, producing the protein MADISAKLVKELRESTGAGMMDCKKALQESDGDMEKAKEWLRQKGITSAEKKAGRLAAEGMVDSYIHAGGRLGVLVEVNCETDFVARNDDFKELVHDIAMQIAACPNVEYVSRDEIPQSVIDKEKQVEMGREDLANKPENIREKIVQGRIDKRLKDLALMDQPYIRDQGVTVEELVKQTVGKLGENIQIRRFSRFVLGEGKGEDAQEGEGEAENA